One Vitis riparia cultivar Riparia Gloire de Montpellier isolate 1030 chromosome 4, EGFV_Vit.rip_1.0, whole genome shotgun sequence genomic window carries:
- the LOC117913352 gene encoding uncharacterized mitochondrial protein AtMg00810-like, whose protein sequence is MSQPPGYFDTQFPNRVCRLKKALYGLKQAPRAWFQRLSSTLLQWGFNMSRTDSSMFLHFGQTTTLIVLVYVDDIIITGNSSTQISSFIAKLDSVFALRDLGQLSFFLGIEVSYNEGSMNLSQTKYISDLLHRTEMFDTKPAKTPGVVGKNLFKFDGDPMADVTHYRSVVGALQYVTLTRPDIAFVVNKACQFMQQPTTAYWLLVKRILRYLRGTMQDGLLLSPSSNLTIEGFTDADWGAHLDDRHSSSGYLIYLRGNLVSWSSTKQKVVSRSSAEFEYRGLVFATAEIVWMQVLLQELCVSIPTIPLLWYDNISAYHMAKNPMFHARTKHIEIDLHFIRDQVMRGKIQLHFVLTEEQPADLLTKHLTSSRFLSLKSQLCIAPRPFHLRGDDKPRKEELVTDLTR, encoded by the coding sequence ATGTCTCAACCTCCTGGATACTTCGACACTCAATTCCCAAATAGAGTGTGTAGATTGAAGAAGGctttatatggcttgaaacaagcCCCACGAGCTTGGTTTCAAAGACTCAGCTCTACTCTTCTTCAGTGGGGATTCAACATGTCTCGGACAGATAGTTCTATGTTTCTACACTTTGGTCAGACCACTACTTTGATAGTtcttgtttatgttgatgatataatcATAACAGGCAACTCCTCCACACAGATTTCTTCTTTCATAGCTAAACTTGATTCAGTTTTTGCCTTACGAGACTTGGGTCAACTCTCATTCTTTCTCGGTATAGAGGTTTCTTACAATGAAGGCTCTATGAATTTGAGCCAAACCAAATACATTTCAGATCTGCTTCATAGAACTGAAATGTTTGATACTAAACCGGCAAAAACACCTGGTGTTGTTGGGAAGAACTTGTTTAAATTTGATGGAGATCCTATGGCAGATGTTACTCATTATCGAAGTGTAGTAGGGGCACTTCAGTATGTTACCTTGACAAGACCTGATATAGCCTTTGTTGTCAATAAGGCATGCCAATTTATGCAACAACCAACCACAGCTTACTGGCTCTTAGTCAAACGAATACTTCGGTATCTAAGAGGAACAATGCAAGATGGGCTCCTGTTAAGTCCTTCAAGTAACTTGACAATAGAGGGAttcacagatgcagattggggtGCTCACCTTGATGATAGGCACAGCTCAAGTGGATATCTCATTTATCTAAGAGGTAACTTAGTCTCTTGGTCATCTACCAAACAAAAAGTAGTGTCTCGCAGTAGTGCAGAGTTTGAGTATCGTGGCCTTGTTTTCGCTACTGCTGAGATTGTTTGGATGCAAGTCTTACTGCAAGAGCTATGTGTGTCAATACCTACAATACCTTTGCTTTGGTATGATAATATCAGTGCTTACCATATGGCAAAGAACCCTATGTTTCATGCTAGAACTAAACACATAGAAATAGACCTTCATTTTATACGAGATCAAGTCATGAGAGGAAAGATACAACTGCACTTTGTTCTCACTGAAGAGCAACCGGCAGATTTATTGACTAAGCATCTCACAAGTTCAAGGTTCTTGTCCCTCAAATCTCAGCTTTGTATAGCTCCAAGACCCTTTCACTTGAGGGGGGATGATAAGCCAAGAAAAGAGGAGTTAGTTACTGATCTCACGAGATGA
- the LOC117913351 gene encoding cytochrome P450 71B2-like, translating into MILGVSDEYIQLRIVRSCLLQATKTGLITPGLRSFSGQIEEGMDAIVELCPDPIEPEKEEDYVEVEAMLHPPLVMLTPWETVTHCKIGGYDVYLKTRIHINVWVIGKDPRVWDNLEEFNPERFMNSDINFRGQHFALVPLGAGRRLYPGMNMATMIMELTLANLLYSFE; encoded by the exons ATGATACTTGGTGTGAGTGACGAGTACATCCAGCTGAGGATTGTTCGATCTTGTCTCCTCCAAGCAACAAAAACTGGATTGATCACTCCTGGACTCAGATCATTCTCCGGACAGATAGAG GAAGGAATGGATGCCATTGTTGAGCTTTGTCCAGATCCAATCGAAccagagaaagaagaagattatGTCGAAGTAGAGGCCAT GCTACATCCACCATTAGTGATGTTAACTCCTTGGGAAACGGTAACACACTGTAAGATTGGTGGTTATGATGTTTATCTCAAAACAAGGATCCATATCAATGTGTGGGTGATTGGTAAGGATCCCAGGGTTTGGGACAACCTTGAAGAATTCAACCCAGAGAGATTTATGAATAGTGACATCAATTTCAGAGGACAACATTTTGCGTTGGTGCCATTAGGAGCTGGAAGAAGGCTTTATCCGGGCATGAATATGGCAACTATGATCATGGAGCTCACGCTCGCTAATCTTCTCTACTCTTTTGAGTAG